One genomic region from Chthonomonas calidirosea T49 encodes:
- a CDS encoding PDZ domain-containing protein, with product MHHRVELIDTLHKEIAFAKARVYPALVNIFVVYRYYDGGRAQRDLAGGSGVIISPDGYVITNYHVAGHTTYIECTLTDGERIEAKDIYDDPLTDISILKLNLNQRTNPKAPLHYAVLGNSDALHVGDFVLAMGNPLMLSSSMTLGIVSNTQRVFTDFTGNRIEQVELDNGQQTGLLTRWIQHDALILPGNSGGPLVNMQGEVVGINELGGAGVGFAIPSNLVRRVFEQVLAHGKVVRGYLGFEPLPVDKLGRKTGTLVAAVIPKSPAAEAGMKPGDVLLSINGVPTNVRFLEQVPLLYQQVTAIKPGTRVTLRVLRQGRVLTLHTVVAPMQPYLGHESELADLGLTVRSITPMMALLNHLPDTSGLMVTGIRPGYPADNSQPKLAVGDVIRAVDGKPTPNLAALEQVVKADERQGRLVVAYLRQNQSCLSVLRMEKPETSSTDFELPHAWLGVRTEVVTPEIAEVLHVPGTQGFLVTEVFPGTNASEAGLRVGDIITSLNGQSLEASRPQDEEMLTHAIENLDVGSKAALGILRGGKPLTIEVTLQASPSSASEVPSYQEKTFEFTVRDLTLYDRIERHLPLDQQGVIVTETTEGGWANIAGLNVDDIILSVNGQSIKDVSSFKRVMSEVVHSKPKVVTLFVHRQALTYFVFIQPDWAHLN from the coding sequence ATGCATCACAGGGTGGAACTCATAGACACGCTTCACAAGGAGATCGCGTTTGCTAAGGCACGAGTGTATCCGGCATTAGTAAATATCTTTGTTGTCTATCGCTATTACGATGGAGGTCGGGCTCAGCGCGATTTAGCGGGTGGTAGCGGCGTTATCATCAGTCCGGACGGCTACGTTATTACCAATTACCATGTCGCTGGGCACACGACCTATATTGAATGTACTCTTACCGATGGGGAACGGATAGAAGCGAAGGATATCTATGATGACCCGCTAACCGATATCAGCATCTTGAAGCTTAATTTAAACCAGAGGACGAACCCGAAGGCGCCTCTGCATTATGCTGTATTAGGAAATTCGGACGCTCTTCATGTGGGCGATTTCGTGTTGGCCATGGGCAATCCATTGATGTTATCTTCTTCAATGACATTAGGAATCGTCTCAAACACTCAGCGTGTATTTACAGACTTTACCGGAAACCGCATCGAGCAGGTGGAGCTAGATAATGGACAGCAGACAGGGCTTTTAACTCGATGGATTCAACACGATGCACTCATTTTACCAGGGAATTCCGGTGGACCTTTGGTGAACATGCAGGGTGAGGTTGTGGGGATCAATGAGTTGGGAGGGGCTGGTGTTGGCTTTGCGATCCCTTCTAATCTTGTACGGAGGGTATTTGAACAGGTTCTCGCGCATGGGAAAGTGGTTCGTGGGTACCTAGGATTTGAGCCGTTGCCGGTAGATAAGTTAGGACGCAAGACGGGTACATTGGTTGCCGCCGTTATTCCAAAATCACCGGCAGCGGAGGCTGGGATGAAACCAGGAGATGTACTGTTAAGCATTAATGGGGTGCCTACCAACGTCCGATTTTTAGAACAGGTGCCACTACTTTATCAGCAGGTAACCGCTATAAAGCCCGGCACTCGGGTGACCTTACGGGTGTTGCGGCAGGGGCGGGTGCTTACGTTACATACGGTGGTGGCGCCCATGCAGCCCTATTTGGGGCATGAGAGCGAGCTAGCGGATCTAGGGCTGACCGTTCGATCTATCACTCCGATGATGGCTCTGCTTAATCATCTACCGGATACGAGCGGATTGATGGTGACAGGGATACGCCCAGGCTACCCTGCGGATAACTCTCAGCCAAAGCTTGCTGTAGGCGATGTGATTCGAGCGGTAGATGGAAAGCCGACGCCGAATTTAGCTGCGCTGGAACAGGTGGTGAAGGCCGATGAGCGGCAAGGGCGTCTAGTAGTTGCCTATTTGCGACAGAACCAGAGCTGTTTAAGCGTATTGCGGATGGAGAAGCCGGAGACCTCCAGCACCGATTTTGAGCTTCCCCATGCCTGGCTTGGAGTACGCACGGAGGTCGTGACGCCTGAGATTGCGGAAGTGTTGCATGTTCCGGGAACACAGGGCTTTTTGGTAACGGAAGTCTTTCCAGGAACCAACGCAAGTGAGGCAGGGTTACGTGTTGGCGACATTATAACCTCATTGAATGGGCAGAGTTTAGAGGCCTCTCGCCCTCAGGACGAGGAGATGTTAACCCATGCCATTGAGAACTTGGATGTTGGCAGTAAGGCGGCCTTAGGAATATTGCGAGGGGGTAAGCCGCTTACTATTGAAGTAACTTTGCAGGCATCGCCCAGCTCGGCATCGGAGGTTCCATCGTATCAAGAGAAGACGTTTGAGTTTACTGTAAGAGATTTGACGCTTTATGACCGGATCGAGCGGCATTTGCCGTTAGATCAGCAGGGGGTTATTGTAACCGAAACGACGGAAGGAGGATGGGCGAACATTGCCGGCTTGAACGTAGATGACATCATACTATCGGTAAACGGGCAATCGATCAAGGATGTAAGCAGTTTCAAGCGGGTCATGTCTGAGGTGGTACACAGCAAGCCAAAGGTAGTAACTTTATTTGTGCATCGTCAAGCATTGACGTATTTCGTGTTTATCCAGCCGGACTGGGCTCATTTAAACTAG
- the ppk1 gene encoding polyphosphate kinase 1, translating to MQHEPLESRKPNRRLKQKVQSPLFFNRELSWLEFNARVLDEANNPRNPLLERLKFLAIFSSNLDEFFMIYVSGMRERVSQETGKLPTEQSYLDDLRAIKARLEPLLKAQYDCYRALLPCLAQHGVHIDSYQDLGDKEKAALTTYFEKQVFPVLTPLAVDPGHPFPYISNLSLSLAVIVRDPLSGQQRFARVKVPESSTLPRMVPVPGHTYRYIYLEELIMAHLDRLFVGMEILGAYPFRITRNADLELPEHVATDLLEFIEEALVRRRFGEVERVELSSQMPCEIRRTIIAGVKALEEEVYTVDGPLALNDLMPIASLDIPELRDPPFTPSIPPALRGAQNPFDAIKKQDILLHHPYQSFDCVTDFLRAAADDPNVLTIKHTLYRTSGDSPILNALMDAALNGKQVACLVELKARFDEANNITWARQLENAGVHVVYGLLGLKTHCKVTLVVRRESHGLRRYLHVGTGNYNPRTATVYTDIGLLTCDDDFGADATELFNYLTGYSHQKNYRRFLVAPINLRSRLLELIEREISVHRPDTPGRIIAKMNALVDPEIIQSLYRASQAGVQIDLIVRGMCCLRPGVPGLSENIRVISIVGRFLEHSRIFYFRNGGSEDIYIGSADWMPRNLDRRIEVVVPILDPNNRKELLEVLQIMLEDNIQAWDLHPDGCYTRRHPALGEAERSSQRILLQRLANV from the coding sequence ATGCAGCACGAACCGCTCGAAAGCCGCAAACCAAACCGTAGATTGAAACAAAAAGTTCAGTCACCCCTTTTCTTCAATCGGGAACTGAGCTGGCTTGAATTTAATGCACGTGTACTCGATGAAGCAAACAACCCCAGGAATCCACTGCTGGAACGCTTGAAGTTTCTGGCCATCTTTAGTAGCAATCTCGATGAGTTTTTCATGATCTATGTTTCCGGCATGCGCGAACGGGTGAGCCAAGAAACCGGCAAACTGCCCACCGAACAGAGTTATCTCGACGATCTTCGTGCTATCAAAGCGCGCCTCGAGCCGCTTCTTAAAGCACAGTACGACTGCTATCGCGCCCTGCTCCCCTGCCTAGCCCAACACGGTGTCCATATTGATAGTTACCAGGACCTCGGTGATAAAGAAAAAGCGGCATTAACAACCTACTTTGAAAAACAGGTCTTCCCTGTGCTAACCCCGCTCGCGGTGGATCCCGGCCACCCCTTCCCCTATATATCGAACTTAAGTCTTAGCTTGGCGGTCATCGTTCGAGACCCTCTATCGGGTCAACAACGTTTCGCCCGTGTTAAAGTGCCTGAATCCTCTACGCTCCCTCGCATGGTACCCGTACCTGGCCATACCTACCGTTACATCTACCTAGAAGAGCTGATCATGGCGCATCTCGACCGGCTCTTCGTCGGTATGGAGATACTAGGTGCCTATCCTTTTCGTATCACGCGTAACGCCGACCTCGAGCTACCAGAACACGTCGCAACCGACCTCCTTGAGTTCATCGAAGAGGCCCTCGTTCGTCGCCGTTTTGGTGAGGTCGAGCGCGTGGAGCTTTCCAGTCAAATGCCTTGCGAGATTCGTCGTACGATTATAGCCGGAGTGAAAGCTTTGGAAGAAGAAGTTTACACTGTAGATGGCCCGCTCGCTCTTAACGATCTCATGCCTATCGCCTCGCTCGATATCCCTGAGCTACGCGATCCCCCTTTTACACCATCTATTCCCCCAGCCCTGCGAGGTGCCCAAAACCCGTTCGACGCAATTAAGAAACAAGACATCCTGCTTCATCATCCCTATCAGTCCTTCGACTGCGTTACCGACTTTCTGCGCGCCGCTGCAGACGATCCGAACGTGCTCACTATCAAACACACCCTCTACCGCACCAGCGGCGACTCGCCTATCCTAAACGCTCTCATGGACGCCGCCCTTAATGGAAAACAAGTGGCTTGTCTTGTAGAACTTAAAGCGCGCTTTGATGAGGCAAATAACATCACCTGGGCGCGACAGCTGGAAAACGCCGGCGTTCATGTGGTCTATGGGCTGCTCGGCCTTAAGACACACTGCAAAGTGACTCTTGTCGTGCGCCGAGAGTCACATGGCCTGCGACGCTACCTTCATGTCGGAACCGGAAACTATAATCCTCGTACCGCCACCGTCTACACGGATATCGGGCTTCTTACGTGCGATGACGACTTCGGCGCCGATGCTACTGAGCTTTTTAACTACCTTACCGGTTATTCTCATCAAAAAAACTATCGTCGCTTCCTCGTGGCTCCCATTAATCTCCGATCTCGCCTGTTGGAGCTTATTGAACGAGAGATCTCTGTCCATCGCCCTGATACCCCAGGGCGTATCATTGCAAAAATGAATGCGCTCGTAGACCCAGAGATCATCCAAAGCCTCTATCGAGCATCTCAAGCGGGCGTGCAAATTGATCTTATTGTTCGCGGTATGTGCTGCCTTCGCCCAGGTGTACCTGGGCTATCCGAGAACATTCGAGTCATCAGCATCGTAGGGCGCTTCCTAGAACATAGCCGAATCTTCTACTTCCGTAATGGCGGAAGTGAAGACATCTACATTGGCAGCGCGGATTGGATGCCGCGCAATCTCGATCGCCGTATCGAAGTAGTTGTTCCCATTCTTGACCCTAACAATCGTAAAGAGCTCCTAGAGGTCCTCCAGATCATGCTCGAAGATAACATTCAAGCCTGGGACCTCCACCCCGATGGATGCTACACACGACGTCACCCAGCTCTTGGGGAAGCCGAAAGAAGCTCGCAACGTATCTTGCTACAGCGATTAGCAAATGTATAG
- a CDS encoding SGNH/GDSL hydrolase family protein, which produces MKIETGQKLLMIGDSITDAGRARPVGERAFGGLGQGYVCFVDALLGAVYPEKQIRVVNMGVSGNTVRDLKARWQSDVLELKPDWLSIMIGINDVWRQFDAPLNPTLHVYPDEYEKTLEDLVVQTKPLLRGLVLMTPFYIEPNREDAMRAMMDRYGAIVRSIAERHCTYFVDTQAAFDEVMRYAYPASIAWDRVHPNPLGHMVLARAFLRVLDFQW; this is translated from the coding sequence GTGAAAATAGAAACGGGACAAAAACTGCTTATGATCGGCGATTCGATTACTGATGCCGGTCGCGCACGCCCGGTGGGGGAGCGCGCTTTCGGTGGATTAGGACAAGGCTATGTCTGTTTTGTGGACGCCCTTCTTGGGGCAGTGTATCCTGAGAAGCAGATTCGAGTGGTGAACATGGGTGTGAGTGGCAACACCGTGCGCGATCTAAAAGCGCGATGGCAGAGCGATGTCCTCGAGTTAAAGCCCGATTGGCTTTCGATAATGATTGGGATCAACGATGTGTGGCGCCAGTTCGACGCACCATTGAACCCCACTCTTCATGTTTATCCGGATGAGTATGAAAAAACGCTTGAGGATCTTGTTGTGCAGACAAAGCCGTTGCTACGCGGGCTTGTGCTCATGACTCCTTTTTACATCGAGCCAAATCGAGAAGATGCAATGCGAGCCATGATGGATAGGTATGGGGCGATTGTGCGAAGCATTGCAGAAAGGCACTGTACCTACTTTGTAGACACGCAAGCGGCTTTTGACGAAGTCATGCGTTATGCCTATCCCGCCTCTATCGCCTGGGATAGGGTTCATCCAAACCCTCTTGGCCATATGGTGCTTGCAAGGGCGTTTTTACGAGTTTTGGACTTTCAATGGTAA
- a CDS encoding deoxyguanosinetriphosphate triphosphohydrolase: MPLTPRERQEQWELSYLAPWAAKAALSRGREKPEPPDPVRTAFQRDRDRILHSKAFRRLKHKTQVFIDPEEDHYRTRLTHTLEVAQIARTIARALRLNEDLTEAIALAHDLGHPPFGHAGEEALDAAYREFVPDAGFRHYEQSLRVVELLEYRTDFVPEDNTENPDGTPKQPGLNLTWEVKDGIARHSKGKADLNQETDLPTTLEGKVVRIADRVAYINHDIDDAIRAKVITYADLPQDIMKTLGRSYSQRIARMVEDVVLTSCDRPDVTMSAAMSECVDRLKDFMFERVYWNAARGNEDLRKAQHVIRALFHLYMEQPELMKGETHLRECSPAERAQNVCDFIAGMTDRYAVSRFVAHFVPKPIRRDGMPTS; encoded by the coding sequence ATGCCTCTCACACCACGTGAACGACAGGAACAATGGGAACTAAGCTATCTCGCCCCTTGGGCGGCCAAAGCTGCTCTCTCGCGCGGTAGAGAAAAGCCAGAGCCACCTGATCCCGTCCGTACGGCTTTTCAGAGAGATCGTGATCGCATCCTCCATTCTAAGGCCTTCCGCCGTCTAAAACATAAAACCCAGGTCTTCATTGATCCTGAGGAGGATCACTATCGCACGCGATTAACTCATACCCTCGAAGTCGCCCAAATAGCGCGTACCATCGCCCGTGCCCTGCGGTTGAACGAAGACCTTACCGAAGCCATCGCTCTTGCACATGATCTCGGACATCCGCCTTTTGGTCATGCCGGAGAAGAAGCTCTCGATGCTGCCTATCGCGAGTTTGTACCGGATGCAGGCTTTCGACATTATGAGCAGAGCCTTCGTGTTGTGGAACTGCTAGAATATCGCACGGATTTCGTCCCCGAAGACAACACCGAAAACCCCGACGGAACCCCTAAACAGCCTGGCCTGAATCTAACGTGGGAAGTAAAAGATGGGATTGCAAGACATAGTAAAGGCAAAGCAGACCTTAACCAGGAAACCGATCTGCCCACCACTCTCGAGGGAAAAGTAGTTCGGATAGCCGATCGCGTGGCCTATATCAATCACGATATAGACGACGCCATCCGGGCAAAGGTCATTACCTATGCCGATTTGCCTCAAGATATTATGAAAACACTGGGGCGCTCCTATTCACAGCGTATTGCCAGAATGGTGGAGGATGTCGTGCTCACAAGCTGCGACCGCCCCGACGTAACAATGTCTGCAGCGATGTCAGAGTGTGTTGATCGTCTCAAAGACTTTATGTTTGAACGGGTCTATTGGAACGCGGCCAGAGGAAACGAAGATTTGAGGAAAGCCCAGCATGTCATTCGTGCGCTTTTCCATCTGTATATGGAGCAGCCGGAGCTCATGAAGGGCGAAACGCATCTGCGTGAATGCTCTCCGGCAGAGCGTGCACAAAACGTGTGCGACTTCATAGCAGGTATGACCGACCGCTATGCTGTGTCTCGGTTCGTTGCTCACTTCGTTCCCAAACCTATCCGGCGCGATGGAATGCCTACTTCTTAG
- a CDS encoding cofactor-independent phosphoglycerate mutase — MKRILLVPDGAADEPLEILNNRTPLQVARTPYLDELACAGLVGTVQVTPLDMYPGSDAANMALLGYDPRRYYTGRGPIEAAAMGILLDQEDVAFRCSLISTDGKQLVDYSADHITTEEASPLIEWINERLATPFRRLYPGVSYRHILIWKNGPAHAQTALPHESMGKALQDIYPKGEGAEQLRQFIEESYALLDTHPFNQQRRAQGKLPANMLWPWSPGKMPELTPFPHLHGTTGAVIAAVDVIRGLGRLAGLEVVNVPGATGYFDTDYAAKGRYALAALQRHGFVWVHLEAPDEAGHQANVEEKIRAIENFDRWIVGTLVEGLRGQEPFRLLCAPDHKTPISTRGHAKGPVPFLFFDSQRISRSPNPVLFDESALTRASVHIEEGWKLIRFLFDDA; from the coding sequence ATGAAACGTATCCTGCTTGTCCCTGACGGCGCAGCAGATGAACCCCTAGAGATACTCAATAACCGTACCCCACTGCAGGTGGCACGAACCCCCTATCTCGACGAGCTCGCATGTGCTGGCTTAGTGGGCACCGTACAAGTGACCCCTCTCGATATGTACCCTGGTAGCGATGCGGCCAATATGGCTCTGCTTGGTTATGACCCCAGACGGTACTATACGGGCAGAGGTCCCATCGAGGCCGCTGCAATGGGTATTCTACTCGACCAAGAGGATGTAGCTTTTCGCTGCTCGCTTATCTCTACCGACGGAAAGCAGCTTGTAGACTATAGCGCCGACCATATCACCACCGAAGAGGCGAGTCCCCTGATCGAATGGATCAATGAACGCCTCGCCACCCCTTTTCGCCGTCTCTACCCCGGAGTGAGCTACCGGCATATTCTGATCTGGAAAAACGGACCAGCCCATGCCCAAACCGCCCTCCCCCATGAAAGTATGGGCAAGGCGCTGCAGGATATCTATCCAAAAGGCGAAGGCGCTGAACAACTACGACAATTCATCGAGGAGTCTTACGCTCTGCTAGATACCCACCCCTTCAATCAACAACGCCGTGCCCAAGGTAAACTGCCCGCCAACATGCTCTGGCCTTGGAGCCCCGGTAAAATGCCCGAACTCACCCCTTTTCCCCATCTCCATGGCACTACAGGTGCTGTGATAGCCGCTGTCGATGTCATTAGAGGCCTTGGTCGTCTGGCTGGCCTCGAAGTGGTTAACGTTCCAGGAGCCACCGGCTATTTCGATACAGACTACGCTGCAAAAGGACGCTATGCCCTCGCTGCTCTACAACGTCATGGATTCGTCTGGGTTCATCTTGAGGCACCAGATGAGGCAGGGCATCAGGCCAATGTCGAGGAGAAGATTCGAGCGATCGAAAACTTCGATCGCTGGATCGTCGGCACTCTCGTGGAAGGCCTTCGAGGGCAAGAACCGTTTCGTCTCCTATGTGCACCCGATCATAAAACCCCTATCTCAACACGAGGACATGCAAAAGGCCCTGTGCCCTTCCTCTTTTTCGATTCTCAACGAATATCCCGATCACCAAACCCCGTCCTGTTCGACGAGAGCGCGCTAACACGAGCCTCAGTACACATCGAGGAAGGCTGGAAACTTATCCGCTTCCTGTTCGATGATGCCTAG
- the dps gene encoding DNA starvation/stationary phase protection protein Dps, which yields MELYPTHNDLPQATREQIIELLNARLADAIDLYTQTKQAHWNVKGPAFIALHELFDQVAEAVEDYADLLAERAVQLGGVALGTARVAAEKSSLYEYPLSITTGRESASASR from the coding sequence ATGGAACTCTATCCAACCCACAACGACTTGCCACAAGCGACGCGGGAGCAGATCATTGAGCTCTTGAACGCCCGCCTTGCCGACGCCATAGACCTCTACACACAAACCAAGCAAGCACACTGGAACGTTAAAGGTCCTGCTTTCATCGCTCTCCATGAACTTTTCGATCAGGTGGCCGAAGCCGTTGAAGACTATGCCGACCTTCTCGCTGAACGCGCCGTACAGCTCGGTGGCGTCGCCCTAGGCACTGCCCGTGTTGCGGCAGAAAAATCTTCCCTCTATGAATATCCTCTCAGCATTACAACCGGTCGCGAAAGCGCATCTGCAAGCCGATAA
- a CDS encoding sugar phosphate isomerase/epimerase family protein — MELGCSTLLYGGFPVEVALDHIARTGYRAIELAAIPGMGDHLSQEVYQSPTLLKELGRKIADSGLALESIGASTNLLNPDARQRFIRLMEAGSILGAPAITTGSGGVSDDEESFKTVVNLLNELSRVVRETGVKISIKPHVNCAVYSTRTALRLMEHVDANYIGLNVDASHLWRTPEQENPEETIPSLLPYLCTARIRDTKGREKPIGPVEEQIPGGGAMNLPAIIAAFKKKSDLKYLTLEIVGTKDYPLEKVDEVVQRCYQALAPLVE; from the coding sequence ATGGAACTTGGGTGCAGCACGCTTTTATATGGTGGTTTCCCCGTCGAGGTGGCTTTGGATCACATAGCGCGGACTGGATATCGGGCTATTGAATTGGCGGCGATACCTGGAATGGGAGATCATCTTTCGCAGGAGGTCTATCAATCTCCAACGTTACTCAAGGAATTAGGTCGCAAAATTGCCGATAGCGGTCTAGCTCTAGAGTCCATTGGGGCTAGTACAAACCTACTGAACCCTGACGCGCGCCAACGTTTTATTCGCCTCATGGAGGCAGGCAGTATTTTGGGGGCGCCAGCTATCACAACCGGTTCTGGTGGTGTATCTGATGACGAGGAATCGTTCAAAACGGTTGTAAATTTGCTGAACGAATTGTCGCGAGTGGTGCGAGAGACGGGAGTAAAGATCAGTATCAAGCCGCACGTGAACTGTGCTGTCTACTCTACGCGAACCGCTTTACGACTTATGGAACACGTAGATGCGAACTACATCGGTTTAAACGTGGATGCATCTCATCTTTGGCGCACGCCGGAGCAGGAAAACCCTGAGGAGACGATCCCGTCTCTACTGCCCTACCTTTGCACAGCTCGCATTCGAGATACGAAGGGGCGTGAGAAGCCGATCGGTCCGGTGGAGGAGCAGATACCCGGTGGAGGTGCCATGAACTTGCCTGCGATCATTGCGGCATTCAAGAAGAAGTCCGATCTGAAGTATCTTACCCTCGAGATTGTAGGCACAAAGGACTATCCGCTGGAAAAGGTGGATGAGGTAGTGCAGCGATGCTATCAGGCTCTCGCTCCTTTGGTAGAATAA
- the wrbA gene encoding NAD(P)H:quinone oxidoreductase, with the protein MSVPNVLIVFYSRNGSTEKLALAVAEGARAEGAEVRIRRVRDFVPEEIIQRVPGWAENRDRMYALYEAPTEADVEWADAIIFGTPTRFGNVSAELKAFVDSLGGLWFQGKLNGKVGSAFNSTQTMHGGNESTNLSMYNFMAHLGLIIVPTGYADPVMFQGGTPYGATHVSGPQGNPPGESALAAARFQGRRVTQVARALKTSKAS; encoded by the coding sequence ATGTCTGTACCGAATGTATTGATCGTGTTCTATTCTCGTAACGGCTCTACGGAGAAACTGGCTCTTGCCGTCGCAGAAGGAGCACGGGCAGAAGGAGCCGAAGTACGTATTCGCCGCGTGCGCGATTTTGTTCCAGAAGAGATTATTCAACGCGTACCTGGTTGGGCAGAAAATCGTGACCGTATGTACGCCCTTTATGAAGCGCCAACGGAAGCTGATGTTGAGTGGGCCGACGCCATCATCTTCGGCACTCCGACCCGCTTTGGCAACGTCTCCGCCGAACTTAAAGCGTTTGTGGATAGCCTTGGTGGGCTTTGGTTCCAAGGCAAACTAAACGGCAAAGTTGGTAGTGCTTTCAATTCTACCCAAACAATGCATGGCGGCAACGAAAGCACCAATCTTAGTATGTACAACTTTATGGCCCATCTTGGGCTGATCATCGTCCCAACAGGCTACGCCGACCCTGTCATGTTTCAAGGAGGCACACCCTACGGCGCCACCCACGTTTCCGGCCCGCAAGGGAATCCACCTGGAGAAAGTGCTCTCGCTGCCGCACGTTTCCAAGGCAGAAGGGTAACACAGGTCGCCCGTGCATTGAAAACGTCAAAAGCTAGTTAA